A stretch of DNA from Verrucomicrobiales bacterium:
GAAGCCGGCAACGATTTGGTTCGGGCAATTTCCAGAACCTCCTCATTGATGTCCGTCGCCACCACCGAGTCCGCGACCCCCGCCAGCAACTCGGTCCAGTAGCCCGTGCCACAGGCAATCTCCAGGACGCGATGTCCGGTCAATGTTTGATCCACAAACTGACGCAAGAACTGGAGGTCATCTTGACGCTCCGGCTTATGGTAGATCTGCTCGTATTCCTGCGCCCGCTTGGCGTAATAGTCGATCATGTCCCCTATTCTCTCCCCAAACGGCCTCCGTTGTCAGTAGGTGTTCTTGAATTTCGGCGCGGGCCATCATCCACGCCTTTGGTCCTCAAGATACTGAAGAACCTGGTGGATGTGCCGATCGGGAGGGAAAATTGGATAGAAAACGTGTTCGATTCGTCCACGCACAACGATCAGCGTCAGGCGCTTGAGCAGACGAACGCCGTGCGAGACAAAGGTAGGCAACTGCAGTGCGTCAGCGAAGGCGAACGTCTCATCGCTGAGCAGGGGAAAGGGAAGATGAAGCCGGCTGTGGACCTCGCGCTGGTATTCCGTGGATTGAGAACTCAGCCCAAAAACCTCGGCGCCCAGTCGACGCATCTCGGCATGATGATCTCGGAAGGAGCAGGCCTGAGGCGTACATCCTCGCGCTCCTGGAATCTGGTCCCATCCCTCCGGCAGCGCCACCCCGGGTCGGCCGGTCATAGGATAGGTATAAAGGACAACCAACCCTGGGCGTTGACGAGGCTGCACCCACTCGCCGGATGTTGCGAGCAACGACACGTCAGGAAGGTCCGTTCCCGGCAGATGACGGCAAGACCCATCATCCCGAGGAACGGGAAGATTAGCCGGCAACGAAGTGTAGGGGCCCTGATTCGAGTTCATGACGGCAGGAGGTTTCGCCTCGCAGGGGGAAACCTCAAGCTTATCTTAACGTCGCGACCAGCGGTTTGGAGTGCTGTAGCCCTCTACAGCTTTTCACCCCCCTGGAAGGGGATCCCGGCTCCACACCCAATCCCTTCGTCAGTCCGTTCGCCGACGGGTGGAACGCCTTTCCGGGTGCTGTTAATAGGGGGCCGACAGACCGGGGGTGTCGCTGCGTTCCACGCCCCGTAGAGCCTAATCTCTTTGAACCCCGCGGGTTCTCTGCTTCGGCCTTAGGAACGCGTGCCAAGAAGTGAGGGCACCCTACCACTTGTCTAGTCCACATACGTGGAGGTAAAGACAGCGAGACTCCTTTACCCCTCAGCGCAAAACCCCCGCCTCAATCTGCTCGAGATAGATAAACTCCGGGGCCTTGACGCCGGCCTCCGCCCGAATCTTGACCAAGCGCGGAGATTCAAAAAAACGTCGAGCGTCCTCAATGGAAGTCCAGACCGAGAAGTGAACGATACGGTTCGGATCATTCTGATACTTCAACACTTGATACGACCGCTCACCCGCTTCCCGTCGGATCGTGGCGGCGCTATCAAACACCTTCTTCCAGGCGGGATAGTCAGCCACC
This window harbors:
- a CDS encoding peroxiredoxin; this translates as MNSNQGPYTSLPANLPVPRDDGSCRHLPGTDLPDVSLLATSGEWVQPRQRPGLVVLYTYPMTGRPGVALPEGWDQIPGARGCTPQACSFRDHHAEMRRLGAEVFGLSSQSTEYQREVHSRLHLPFPLLSDETFAFADALQLPTFVSHGVRLLKRLTLIVVRGRIEHVFYPIFPPDRHIHQVLQYLEDQRRG
- a CDS encoding antibiotic biosynthesis monooxygenase codes for the protein MQCVLIIHEVADYPAWKKVFDSAATIRREAGERSYQVLKYQNDPNRIVHFSVWTSIEDARRFFESPRLVKIRAEAGVKAPEFIYLEQIEAGVLR